The Terriglobus roseus sequence GCGACCGGAACATAATCGGCATTGGCTGGGTCGGTGTACTGTGGCGAAAGCAATTGTGGCTGAAAATTCGATTGGTGACTGTGCGCTACCGTTCCGTTCATTAAAAACGGCCGTGCCGTATACTTAAACGCTTCCGTCGCGAAAGCCGTACCGTTCTCTCCCTCGGCCTCCGATTTTGGAGTCACGGCGGGATGCTTTGAGCGAAATAGCCTCTAGCCTCATCCTGAGTAGCCGCGCACAAGCCCGCCAGGGACAGTGGGGGGGCTAAGATAGAGATCCCTCTGGTAGCGCCGAAGAGACGGATAGCAGTCGCACGCCGCGCTCTCGAGCTTTGCGCGATCGAGGATACGCACCTGACCATATCGATACTCGATTAAGCCTGCTCTTTGCAAGGTGCCTGCACTGATGGTTACCGATGATCGCCGCGCTCCCAGCATCTCCGCCAGGAACTCCTGCGTAAGGACCAGATCATTTCCGTCGATACGATCCGCCACCATGAGCAGCCAGCGTGCCAGTCGCTCTTCGATCTCGTGGAGCCGATTACAAGCAGAGAGTTGGCTTAATGAGAAGCCTTCGTACTGAACCTGCTCCAAGATGCGCGTGTGCAACTCGGCGTTCAAGCGGTATTCGGCGACCAATTCGCGATATGGCATACGCAAGCCGGTACCAGCAATCTGCATAAAGCAGGTCGTGGCTTGGGGCTGGCTGCCGAGTAGAGCCATCGCTCCGGGAAGAGACTCTCGTCCGAGCAGGCCTACTTCCACGCCGATGCCTTCATTCATCTCCGTCACAACTGAAGCGATGCCGGAGGTGATGAAATAGGCGTACCTCGGCTCGACTCCTGGAGAGTAGATGCTGGTCCGGAGAGGAAGAGGAACACTCTCCAGCCTGGATGCTATGCGCTTGCGAGTTTCGGCGGAAAGTGCGTCCAAAAGTCGATTCGAAACAGGAGCAGCCATGGATTCCTCGCGGCAAGGGTTCGCAAGGGAAATCCGCTTTGGCTGCGGGGAAAATTGCGTGGAG is a genomic window containing:
- a CDS encoding Crp/Fnr family transcriptional regulator, which produces MAAPVSNRLLDALSAETRKRIASRLESVPLPLRTSIYSPGVEPRYAYFITSGIASVVTEMNEGIGVEVGLLGRESLPGAMALLGSQPQATTCFMQIAGTGLRMPYRELVAEYRLNAELHTRILEQVQYEGFSLSQLSACNRLHEIEERLARWLLMVADRIDGNDLVLTQEFLAEMLGARRSSVTISAGTLQRAGLIEYRYGQVRILDRAKLESAACDCYPSLRRYQRDLYLSPPTVPGGLVRGYSG